In Methylotenera sp. L2L1, the following proteins share a genomic window:
- a CDS encoding PilZ domain-containing protein produces the protein MNESRRFSRIHFDAVVQLNIHLLDDIHSARLLDISLKGALVETEKVITTFIKQRSCVMTLKLGTHDQKITMQGKVIHHEGSLVGLESLHIDIDSITNLRKLIQLNTGDEKLLETELSHMLINYENNHLTTNKTK, from the coding sequence ATGAATGAATCAAGGCGCTTTTCACGTATTCATTTTGATGCCGTCGTTCAACTTAATATACATCTACTAGATGATATACATAGCGCACGTTTGCTTGATATATCCCTTAAGGGCGCGCTAGTTGAAACTGAAAAAGTGATTACGACATTCATTAAACAGCGCAGCTGCGTCATGACACTTAAGCTTGGCACTCATGATCAAAAAATCACCATGCAAGGCAAAGTCATTCATCATGAAGGCTCTTTAGTCGGTTTAGAGTCGCTACATATTGATATAGATAGCATCACAAACTTACGAAAATTGATTCAGTTAAATACCGGTGATGAAAAGCTATTAGAAACTGAACTGAGTCACATGTTGATAAATTATGAAAATAATCATCTAACAACAAACAAAACTAAGTAA
- the aceE gene encoding pyruvate dehydrogenase (acetyl-transferring), homodimeric type, producing MSLNTPLNNPDIDSQETQEWLDALMAVIENEGTERAHFLLEAMIDKARRSGSNLPYKATTAYLNTIPTHLQAKLPGDPEMERRVRALVRWNAVMTVLRANEKSPGVGGHIASFQSAATLYDTGFNYFFRAPNENFGGDCVYFQGHSSPGVYARAFLEGRITEEQMDNFRQETGGNGLPSYPHPWLMPDFWQFPTVSMGLGPLAGIYQARFLKYIHDRGIADTSDRKVWVFCGDGEMDEPESLGAISLASREKLDNLIFVINCNLQRLDGPVRGNGKIIQELESDFRGSGWNVLKVVWGSYWDPLLAMDKDGLLKKRMEECVDGEYQNFKQKGGAYTREHFFGKYPELKEMVAAMSDQDIWRLNRGGHDPHKVFAAYNSAVNHKGQPTVILAKTVKGYGMGDAGEGQNTTHQQKSMDIESLKKFRDRFDLPITDEQVESLSFYKPAEDSPEMKYMASRREAMGGFVPQRRRKGNELTVPALSAFENMLTATGDREISTTMAFVRILSTLVRDKQIGKYVVPIVPDEARTFGMEGMFRQLGIYASQGQLYEPQDSDQVMYYKESKDGQILEEGINEAGSFSSWLAAATSYSVTGVQMIPFYIYYSMFGFQRVGDLAWMAGDSRARGFLLGATAGRTTLNGEGLQHEDGHSHLMSATIPNCISYDPTFAYELAVIIQEGLRRMVQNQEDVYYYITLMNENYSHPAMPEGSAEGILKGMYNFSKSKAKGEKVQLMGSGVILREVIAAAELLEKDWGISADVWSVPSFTELRREGLECDRWNMLNPEKTQKVSYIASCLKDAKGPVVASTDYMKSFAEQIQRFVPNKFVALGTDGFGRSDSREALRDFFEVNRYYVVVAALKALSDEGKLPVAKVAEAVKKYSLDANKPNPTTV from the coding sequence ATGTCATTGAACACACCTTTGAATAATCCCGATATTGATAGTCAAGAAACTCAAGAGTGGCTTGATGCACTAATGGCCGTTATTGAAAATGAAGGCACAGAGCGTGCACACTTTTTATTAGAGGCGATGATTGATAAAGCGCGTCGCTCAGGTAGCAACTTACCTTATAAAGCAACTACTGCGTATTTAAATACAATTCCTACACATTTACAGGCAAAGTTGCCTGGTGACCCAGAAATGGAGCGCAGAGTGCGTGCATTGGTGCGCTGGAATGCAGTGATGACTGTATTGCGTGCGAATGAAAAATCACCTGGCGTGGGTGGTCATATTGCGAGCTTCCAATCTGCTGCTACACTTTATGATACTGGGTTTAACTATTTCTTCCGCGCGCCGAATGAAAACTTTGGCGGTGACTGTGTGTATTTCCAAGGCCACTCATCACCAGGCGTGTATGCGCGAGCTTTCTTAGAAGGCCGTATTACCGAAGAGCAAATGGATAACTTCCGTCAGGAAACTGGTGGCAATGGTTTGCCTAGCTACCCACATCCTTGGTTGATGCCGGACTTTTGGCAGTTCCCTACGGTTTCTATGGGCTTGGGACCTTTGGCTGGTATTTATCAGGCGCGTTTCTTGAAGTATATCCATGACCGCGGTATTGCTGATACTAGCGACCGTAAGGTATGGGTGTTCTGTGGTGATGGCGAGATGGATGAGCCTGAGTCATTAGGTGCGATTTCATTAGCTAGTCGTGAAAAATTAGATAACTTGATTTTTGTCATCAACTGTAACTTACAGCGCCTTGATGGTCCTGTACGTGGCAATGGCAAAATCATTCAAGAGTTAGAGTCAGACTTCCGTGGCTCTGGCTGGAACGTATTGAAAGTGGTTTGGGGTTCTTACTGGGATCCTTTATTGGCGATGGATAAAGATGGCTTGCTCAAAAAACGCATGGAAGAGTGCGTGGACGGTGAGTACCAGAACTTTAAACAAAAAGGTGGCGCATACACACGTGAACACTTCTTTGGTAAGTATCCTGAGCTGAAAGAAATGGTTGCTGCAATGAGTGACCAAGACATTTGGCGCTTGAACCGTGGCGGTCATGACCCACATAAAGTGTTTGCTGCTTACAACTCTGCAGTAAACCACAAAGGTCAACCTACTGTTATTTTGGCTAAAACTGTTAAAGGTTATGGCATGGGTGATGCTGGTGAAGGTCAAAACACGACGCACCAACAAAAAAGCATGGATATTGAGTCACTGAAGAAATTCCGTGATCGCTTTGACTTGCCAATCACAGATGAACAAGTTGAGAGCTTGAGTTTCTACAAACCAGCTGAAGACTCACCTGAAATGAAATACATGGCATCACGCCGTGAAGCGATGGGTGGTTTTGTGCCACAACGTCGTCGTAAAGGTAATGAGCTTACCGTGCCGGCATTGTCTGCATTTGAAAATATGCTAACTGCTACTGGTGACCGTGAAATCTCTACCACCATGGCATTTGTGCGTATCTTATCTACCTTAGTGCGTGATAAGCAGATCGGTAAATATGTGGTGCCTATCGTGCCGGATGAAGCGCGTACTTTTGGTATGGAAGGTATGTTCCGCCAGTTAGGTATCTATGCGAGCCAAGGTCAGTTGTATGAGCCACAAGATTCTGACCAAGTGATGTACTACAAAGAGTCTAAAGATGGTCAGATTTTAGAAGAAGGTATTAACGAAGCAGGTTCATTCTCTAGCTGGTTGGCTGCGGCAACGTCATACTCTGTAACGGGTGTGCAAATGATTCCTTTCTACATTTACTACTCAATGTTTGGTTTCCAACGTGTGGGTGACTTAGCGTGGATGGCTGGTGACTCTCGTGCACGTGGTTTCTTGTTAGGAGCGACAGCTGGTCGTACTACTTTAAATGGTGAAGGTTTACAGCACGAAGATGGTCATAGCCATTTGATGTCTGCAACCATTCCAAATTGTATTTCTTATGACCCGACCTTCGCTTATGAGTTAGCTGTCATTATTCAAGAAGGTTTGCGTCGTATGGTGCAAAATCAAGAAGATGTGTACTACTACATTACTTTGATGAATGAGAACTATAGCCACCCAGCAATGCCAGAAGGCAGTGCTGAAGGCATCCTGAAAGGTATGTATAACTTTAGTAAATCTAAAGCCAAAGGTGAGAAAGTTCAATTGATGGGTAGTGGTGTGATTCTGCGTGAAGTGATTGCCGCTGCTGAATTGTTAGAAAAAGATTGGGGCATCTCTGCTGATGTATGGAGCGTACCAAGCTTTACTGAGCTGCGTCGTGAAGGCTTGGAGTGTGACCGCTGGAATATGTTGAATCCAGAAAAAACGCAAAAAGTTAGTTATATTGCTTCTTGTTTGAAAGATGCTAAAGGACCTGTCGTTGCATCGACTGATTACATGAAGAGTTTTGCTGAGCAAATTCAACGTTTTGTACCAAACAAGTTTGTAGCACTTGGTACGGATGGTTTTGGTCGCTCAGATAGCCGTGAAGCTTTGCGCGATTTCTTTGAAGTGAATCGCTACTATGTAGTGGTTGCTGCGCTAAAAGCGTTAAGTGATGAAGGTAAATTGCCGGTTGCTAAAGTGGCTGAGGCCGTTAAAAAATACAGTTTGGATGCTAATAAGCCAAACCCAACGACAGTTTAA
- the kdsB gene encoding 3-deoxy-manno-octulosonate cytidylyltransferase, protein MKKLHNPSQVVPEFYVVIPARHASTRLPGKPLLDIAGKPMVVWVAERALVSGAKQVIVATDDLRIVDAVNQHGHAAVMTKADHVSGTDRIAEVASIKGWSDDAIIVNVQGDEPLIDAKLIVEVAFALSANNEAVMATACHAIHDKSDFINPNVVKVVMDVNGNAMYFSRAPIPFPRDTYTSQDTLAVGIPAYRHIGIYAYRAGFLKQYANLAPAAIEQYESLEQLRVLYEGYKIAVTVSDNAPAAGVDTESDLTRVRTLMASK, encoded by the coding sequence ATGAAGAAATTGCATAATCCTTCGCAAGTTGTGCCAGAATTTTATGTAGTCATACCTGCGCGTCATGCGAGTACTAGGTTACCAGGAAAACCTTTGCTAGATATTGCAGGAAAGCCAATGGTGGTTTGGGTGGCTGAACGTGCACTAGTCAGTGGCGCTAAGCAAGTGATTGTTGCAACAGACGACTTGCGCATAGTTGATGCAGTTAATCAGCATGGGCATGCTGCGGTGATGACAAAAGCAGATCATGTTAGCGGAACCGATCGTATTGCAGAAGTTGCGTCGATCAAAGGCTGGTCTGATGATGCAATCATCGTCAATGTACAAGGGGATGAGCCGCTGATAGATGCCAAGCTTATCGTGGAAGTTGCTTTTGCTTTATCTGCTAATAATGAAGCGGTGATGGCAACCGCATGCCATGCTATTCACGATAAATCCGATTTCATCAATCCTAATGTAGTTAAGGTGGTTATGGATGTAAATGGCAATGCGATGTACTTTAGTCGAGCGCCTATCCCATTCCCAAGAGACACTTACACAAGTCAGGATACGCTTGCTGTAGGAATTCCAGCATATAGACATATAGGTATATATGCTTATCGCGCTGGTTTTCTGAAACAATATGCCAATCTTGCCCCGGCTGCGATTGAGCAGTACGAATCTTTAGAACAGCTTCGTGTCTTATATGAAGGTTATAAGATCGCAGTGACTGTTTCAGATAACGCTCCTGCTGCGGGCGTAGATACAGAAAGTGACTTAACACGAGTGCGTACCTTAATGGCATCAAAATAG
- a CDS encoding M17 family metallopeptidase, which produces MSVKLRQNAAIANENTLKDNQHMLFVLSNTDDKNIPFIATLETKLKRSKCELKDLNKTPVVIDLPNGGVASYVILNSQLNMFQRHTLLRAAIKPIIAEQAETIDICVFGDDSTKEAHACAAYYVVTVNAANLPSRKKEHKPSILKSVTIHGYKTSHDYAYVNARVAGNTICRELTITPPNELTPTLYRQKIAKLAVENSWLHKEYDMNALKEMGAGAFVAVAQGSEPQDAAIVHLTYHPTNAQKHFSIVGKGICFDTGGHNLKPAKYMLGMHEDMNGSAVCLGILLAVSKMQLPIKLDCWLAIAQNHIGPNAFKQNDVITALNGLTVEIVHTDAEGRMVLADTLTLASREKPDAIIDFATLTGSMITALSDRMSGVIVNRPELAAKAIDAGSKSGERIASFPYDDDFDSDLDSDIADIKQCTLDGGADHIHAARFLGKFIENDIPWIHTDLSSANRKGGLGAVESDTNGFGVGFGLALIERLLN; this is translated from the coding sequence ATGTCAGTTAAATTACGACAAAATGCAGCTATTGCGAACGAAAATACATTAAAAGATAATCAGCACATGCTTTTTGTACTGTCGAATACTGACGACAAAAACATTCCTTTTATAGCCACGTTAGAAACAAAACTCAAACGTAGCAAATGTGAGCTCAAAGACTTAAATAAGACCCCAGTAGTGATAGACCTACCCAACGGTGGAGTCGCTAGTTATGTCATATTAAATAGTCAACTAAACATGTTTCAACGCCACACCTTACTACGCGCGGCAATCAAACCCATCATTGCAGAGCAAGCGGAAACTATCGATATTTGCGTTTTTGGAGACGACTCTACAAAAGAAGCGCACGCCTGTGCGGCCTATTATGTGGTAACAGTTAATGCCGCAAACTTACCATCCAGAAAAAAAGAACACAAACCAAGCATCCTAAAAAGCGTAACAATTCATGGCTATAAAACTAGCCATGACTACGCTTACGTCAACGCACGCGTTGCAGGCAATACAATATGTCGTGAACTCACCATCACACCACCCAACGAGTTAACACCAACACTATATCGTCAAAAAATTGCCAAATTAGCCGTAGAAAACAGTTGGCTACATAAAGAGTACGATATGAATGCGCTTAAAGAAATGGGTGCAGGTGCCTTTGTTGCTGTCGCACAAGGCTCTGAGCCACAAGATGCTGCCATTGTACATTTAACATACCATCCAACTAATGCTCAAAAGCATTTTTCCATCGTCGGCAAAGGCATTTGCTTTGACACGGGCGGGCATAACCTTAAGCCTGCAAAATACATGCTCGGCATGCATGAAGACATGAATGGCTCTGCGGTTTGCCTTGGCATTCTACTAGCAGTATCAAAAATGCAATTACCCATCAAACTGGATTGCTGGTTAGCTATCGCACAAAACCATATTGGCCCAAATGCATTCAAGCAAAATGATGTAATCACAGCATTAAACGGGTTGACGGTTGAGATTGTGCATACTGATGCAGAAGGACGCATGGTCTTAGCTGACACACTTACACTTGCCTCGCGTGAAAAACCAGATGCAATTATTGACTTTGCCACACTGACAGGCAGCATGATCACTGCGCTTAGCGATCGCATGAGTGGCGTAATCGTCAACAGGCCAGAGCTTGCCGCTAAAGCTATTGATGCAGGCTCAAAATCAGGTGAGCGTATTGCTAGCTTCCCATATGACGATGACTTTGACAGCGACCTAGATAGTGATATTGCAGATATTAAACAATGCACACTAGATGGTGGTGCAGACCATATTCATGCGGCTCGCTTTCTAGGCAAGTTTATTGAAAATGACATCCCTTGGATACACACAGACCTATCATCTGCAAATCGCAAAGGCGGCTTAGGCGCTGTAGAAAGTGATACAAACGGATTTGGCGTGGGCTTTGGCTTAGCACTCATTGAGCGCCTGCTAAATTAA